A single window of Oreochromis aureus strain Israel breed Guangdong linkage group 7, ZZ_aureus, whole genome shotgun sequence DNA harbors:
- the alpk2 gene encoding alpha-protein kinase 2, which yields MDASLPCADSQSQPALTDSQTLDFDSVVHSPTVDKLSAQEPGTETAHCLSDTTDKSTLHVSADPHSLKALSSIQNVSEQFSLSSEASPTDDNFRVQRCLSQSGRKSPLIPQLCQDLILPQPESASSPLMEGHTPPESFGAVSLTLEGLMELSVTVPYSSPSFSSENKPPLLRSLSPQSDSSDSDTAVAPLSDLYIFESDTQDFILSPSIAPGEIKCSEYQPLSQTSGEQVNHNCDKHVLMCDSSDVTGCHHSSCEEQSTENNEPDVSEHLGLRTPAVNACEAYFMSLNDERQRKAEVTGATPPRGNSPMEVWQDAHQYLAGDDTEDRDVLDKMHHSVIQEALAPASHLSCSPRETQVSHYNPEGSKGIGWTGDDTKGWGPPIERWSSVDSWASALSDWTGIIAAPSEDFTSAFSEIGAEIDALTQALSEVNTHTEAETVKEGHNLETTAKAQMGVQDQPLSTQNISESSIHSGQGCLSLCLDSTGLEPHHTEGAESLCDPTPTTQGDKCSPSRGAPGTMVAFSGENTADATVVTLMSGSTSADLDLSPFDECAESQDTESFISDEKTPVVLSIIEDTDLDPPTDLITKEPIGDRLCEVTDEHRLVQLGSVAEPEAKLSCGRFEVNRDENKSITDCSVLTPDALTDSNVPGGDTQPSLHFNADNRVSIDTLPDLDRARQVEAQRASPTFIMPLAPVSIGPSLNCRTSSSLEGDQICLKGSLNNNSCNQVRQSALLPTSDGITNKASLEGGEELIHEKQNTTKTAERSSPEGLQGLKTSDTVDSFFSRKTIFEEIDDFNRELENFIPIPAENFFISKEKHIACITLDIYDPFVSKPVKPKAIKSEKVDLTHKKTEKMPHKTHKNTSEGKTRSKKDKSSGHHHFTQPSKKQESKCHRVSAQQTSNQQDTHPTIGENHSSENSQSGLEAKEATLVIEAGVVTEKATSKPHGKKKKKHGQNTAPGEPLAEVENGAKSKTAKGRIELFESKLGAKAGKAQKESEQPDVAEIKSQQQSEAKASEGEEPPHPTDSKGHQPKNFTSPLNDDVVKRRRLSEDKFGKIVSILESKLPKSDVSAKGKEAELKTDVGGTRKKAYSEVVKQRIPPKEEPKVVKPIQAVAVSGDPQSLCLWCQFAAVTSAYTVTWSREGTVLAEMKRSAGDESRVSLTISNASHKDLGKYLCQLSSLHGSVSLDYLLTYEVLSEIVIPLAPKTVSSDPVEVSSEEEDAHFSRLLFKDDFLSDQYFGDSHPISMITEKEHFGEGMHRRAFRTKLHAGQIPLLLPGHSCVLKVHNAISYGTKNNEELVQKNFTLAVEECQVQNTAREYIKAYTAAAQSTEAFGDIPEIIPIYLIHRPSNDIPYATLEEELIGDFVKYSVKDGKEINLMRRDSEAGQKCCAFQHWVYQKTDGNLLVTDMQGVGMKLTDVGIATCKKGYKGFKGNCGTSFIDQFKALHLCNVYCEMLGLKSLQPKAKKPASAPKPKSQSSTAPKKKTFGPVVKGKS from the exons ATGGACGCGTCACTTCCTTGCGCAGACAGCCAAAGTCAGCCGGCTCTGACAGACAGTCAGACTTTGGATTTTGACTCGGTTGTGCACAGTCCCACAGTAGACAAGCTGTCTGCACAAGAACCAGGAACAGAGACTGCGCACTGTCTTTCAGACACCACTGATAAATCCACACTACATGTTTCTGCAGACCCACACAGCCTAAAGGCTTTATCGTCCATCCAAAATGTATCAGAGCAGTTTTCGCTTTCCTCAGAGGCTTCACCAACAGATGACAATTTCAGGGTTCAGCGCTGTTTGAGCCAGTCAGGAAGGAAATCACCTCTAATACCTCAACTCTGTCAGGACCTCATTTTACCTCAGCCTGAATCtgcttcttctcctctcatggAAGGACATACTCCACCTGAATCTTTTGGGGCTGTGTCACTCACACTTGAAGGTTTGATGGAGCTGTCTGTCACTGTCCCCTACTCCAGTCCCAGTTTCAGCTCTGAAAACAAACCTCCATTATTAAGGTCGTTATCACCTCAGTCAGACAGTTCAGATAGCGATACGGCTGTAGCGCCTTTGTCAGATCTTTATATCTTTGAAAGTGATACGCAGGACTTCATTCTAAGCCCAAGTATAGCTCCCGGTGAGATTAAATGTTCTGAATACCAGCCATTATCACAAACAAGTGGGGAACAAGTGAACCATAACTGTGATAAACATGTACTGATGTGTGATTCATCAGACGTGACAGGATGTCATCACAGCTCTTGTGAGGAACAATCCACAGAGAATAATGAGCCAGATGTGAGTGAACACTTGGGGCTAAGAACACCTGCTGTAAATGCTTGTGAGGCATACTTTATGTCTCTAAATGATgagagacaaagaaaagcagaggTCACTGGAGCAACCCCCCCGCGCGGCAACAGCCCTATGGAGGTCTGGCAGGACGCACATCAGTATCTGGCTGGTGATGATACAGAAGATCGGGATGTTTTGGACAAGATGCATCACTCTGTGATCCAAGAAGCTCTCGCTCCTGCCAGTCACTTGTCTTGTTCCCCAAGAGAGACACAGGTTTCACATTACAACCCTGAAGGTAGCAAGGGGATTGGCTGGACAGGCGATGACACCAAAGGTTGGGGGCCACCAATTGAGAGGTGGTCATCAGTAGACAGCTGGGCAAGTGCTCTCTCAGATTGGACTGGGATCATTGCAGCTCCATCAGAGGACTTCACATCAGCCTTTTCAGAAATAGGGGCTGAAATAGATGCATTGACACAGGCCCTATCAGAGGTAAATACTCATACAGAAGCAGAGACTGTGAAAGAAGGACACAATCTAGAAACAACAGCTAAGGCACAAATGGGTGTGCAGGATCAACCTCTAAGCACACAAAACATCTCAGAGAGCTCCATCCACTCTGGGCAAGGCTGTCTCTCTTTGTGCCTCGACTCTACAGGACTCGAACCCCATCACACAGAGGGGGCTGAATCCTTATGCGATCCAACACCCACCACACAGGGAGACAAGTGCTCCCCATCCAGAGGTGCACCTGGTACAATGGTGGCCTTTTcaggagaaaacacagcagatGCAACTGTGGTTACACTGATGTCTGGATCTACTTCTGCTGATCTGGACCTCTCTCCGTTTGATGAATGTGCAGAGTCCCAGGACACAGAAAGTTTCATCAGCGATGAAAAAACCCCAGTTGTACTGAGTATAATAGAAGATACAGATTTGGACCCTCCTACAGATTTAATAACCAAGGAG CCCATTGGAGATAGACTGTGTGAAGTGACAGATGAACACAGGCTTGTCCAGCTGGGCTCAGTGGCCGAGCCGGAAGCTAAACTGAGCTGTGGGCGATTTGAGGTTAATAGGGATGAAAACAAATCAATAACTGATTGTAGTGTCCTCACCCCGGACGCTCTGACAGACTCAAACGTGCCAGGTGGAGACACACAACCTAGCCTGCATTTTAATGCTGACAACCGCGTGTCTATTGACACTTTGCCAGACCTTGATAGAGCACGTCAGGTGGAGGCGCAGAGGGCCAGTCCCACATTTATTATGCCCTTAGCTCCAGTGAGTATTGGCCCTTCCCTCAACTGTAGGACAAGCAGCAGTTTGGAAGGTGATCAGATTTGTTTGAAAGGCTCTCTCAATAACAACAGTTGCAATCAAGTAAGACAGAGTGCTCTCTTGCCAACCTCGGATGGAATTACTAACAAAGCATCTCTGGAAGGCGGTGAGGAGTTGATTCATGAAAAGCAGAATACGACAAAGACTGCTGAGAGATCTTCACCAGAGGGACTACAAGGCTTGAAAACTAGTGACACTGTAGACTCTTTCTTTTCTAGAAAGACAATATTTGAGGAGATTGATGACTTCAATAGGGAACTAGAAAACTTCATCCCTATCCCTGCTGAAAATTTCTTCATTTCAAAAGAGAAACACATTGCATGCATCACTTTAGATATTTATGATCCATTTGTCTCCAAGCCTGTAAAACCCAAAGCTATTAAATCGGAGAAGGTTGATCTGACTCATAAAAAGACCGAAAAGATGCCTCACAAAACCCACAAGAACACCTCAGAGGGAAAAACACGATCCAAAAAGGATAAATCGTCTGGTCATCATCATTTCACCCAACCTTCCAAAAAACAGGAAAGCAAATGTCACCGTGTTTCCGCTCAGCAGACCTCCAACCAGCAAGACACTCACCCTACTATTGGAGAAAATCATAGCAGTGAGAACAGTCAATCTGGACTTGAGGCCAAGGAGGCCACATTGGTTATTGAGGCAGGTGTAGTAACTGAGAAGGCAACAAGCAAGCCACACggcaagaagaaaaagaaacatggtcagAATACAGCGCCGGGGGAGCCACTGGCTGAAGTGGAGAATGGAGCAAAATCAAAGACTGCAAAAGGAAGAATCGAGCTGTTCGAATCTAAGTTGGGTGCCAAAGCTGGCAAAGCTCAAAAGGAAAGCGAACAGCCAGATGTAGCCGAAATAAAGTCCCAGCAGCAATCGGAGGCTAAAGCGTCAGAGGGAGAAGAACCTCCACATCCCACAGACAGTAAGGGCCACCAGCCAAAGAACTTTACAAGTCCTCTGAATGATGATGTGGTTAAAAGGCGACGTCTGTCAGAGGATAAGTTTGGGAAGATTGTGAGCATTTTGGAGTCTAAACTACCAAAGTCAGACGTGTCAGCAAAAGGAAAGGAAGCTGAGCTCAAGACTGATGTTGGAGGAACTCGTAAGAAGGCGTACAGTGAAGTGGTCAAACAGAGGATTCCACCCAAGGAAG AGCCCAAGGTGGTGAAGCCTATCCAGGCAGTGGCAGTGAGTGGTGACCCCCAGAGTCTGTGCCTGTGGTGTCAGTTTGCTGCTGTAACCTCGGCCTACACTGTGACCTGGAGCAGAGAGGGTACTGTCCTGGCTGAGATGAAAAGAAG TGCAGGGGACGAGAGCAGAGTGTCCCTGACCATCAGCAATGCTTCTCACAAAGATCTGGGCAAGTACCTCTGCCAGCTCAGCAGCTTACATGGCTCAGTCAGCCTGGACTACCTGCTCACATATGAAG TGCTCAGTGAGATTGTCATCCCTCTAGCTCCAAAAACCGTTTCAT CTGACCCTGTTGAGGTTAGTAGTGAAGAAGAGGACGCCCACTTCTCCAGACTCTTGTTCAAAGACGATTTCTTATCCGATCAATACTTTGGAGACAGCCATCCTATCAGTATGATCACCGAAAAGGAACACTTTGGGGAGGGCATGCATCGGCGGGCTTTCCGGACCAAGCTGCATGCGGGTCAGATACCCCTGTTACTGCCAGGTCACTCCTGTGTGCTCAAAGTGCACAATGCTATCAGCTATGGGACCAAGAACAATGAAGAGCTTGTTCAGAAGAACTTCACCTTGGCTGTGGAG GAATGCCAGGTCCAGAACACAGCAAGAGAGTACATCAAAGCTTacactgctgctgctcagtCCACCGAAGCCTTCGGAGACATCCCAGA GATAATTCCCATCTACCTGATTCACCGTCCGTCGAATGACATCCCCTACGCCACACTGGAAGAGGAGCTGATCGGGGACTTTGTTAAATATTCAGTCAAGGACGGCAAAGAGATCAACCTGATGAGGCGTGATTCAGAGGCAGGACAGAAATGCTGTGCTTTCCAGCACTGGGTTTACCAAAAAACTGACGGCAACCTGCTGGTTACTGACATGCAAG GAGTTGGCATGAAGCTTACTGATGTGGGAATAGCCACCTGTAAGAAAGG atACAAGGGATTCAAAGGAAACTGTGGCACCTCCTTCATAGACCAGTTTAAGGCCTTGCATCTGTGTAATGTGTACTGTGAGATGCTAGGTCTCAAATCCCTGCAGCCCAAAGCCAAAAAGCCAGCGTCTGCTCCAAAACCCAAATCCCAGAGCTCCACTGCAcccaagaagaaaacatttggcCCAGTAGTTAAGGGGAAGTCATAA
- the oacyl gene encoding O-acyltransferase like protein isoform X2 — translation MTLHLVVFLLFVGGRGAVENTQTLTVSQRCVEDTNTFLREINQDEPKGYAVLMYDAFGKVGSNVVGGNTNQPGLLQQCRSAHGPSFSGQYCQVFLRQGKVQYFVGICVPDSCEKDDVQTLVLYDQLQFNQMSLIPPLPSILVNQSTQEMIMTHCLSSKIAPDTSDITCLFVCCVMVAIPLGATLLTAMIRWQWKRKVEPTLESSCLNAALNLYGTLKTSSSSSSETNSWSSEESNSNHPTRTCSLQSRVYGCLQAVSIQKTTQGIFSTSTSIPVGGYASLNGIRVLSLLWIICGHSAQFPVINSLDNYKDWRKTVESSPFYVLTISGPVFMAVDTFLLLGGLLSARSLLGSINKAEDKLSLSLVGNYLLKRITRIQPLHLFIMCLTIGLISLVKWGPYWFPFIDTVMDCKTYWWANLLLISNLLPVHEICIPWTWYLSLDFQCYATTPLLVYLYRLSVFMVVAGGLLLMTVVASAVITAHLQLPVFQPSTMTSENYVLYYYVKPYTRYGPFLIGILTGIYLTTKKNPLLKQWWQAALGWLCCLSLLALLVGLPYILKETPANPSVPHALYQGLHRPLWALAVTWIILACEEGYGGFIKRFLSLTFWVPLSNISFACYLIHPVFIILYIGFQETPIHYTDINFMYLFLGHLVLTLAVSCMLTVLVEKPYLLPK, via the exons ATGACCCTCCATTTGGTggtgtttcttctttttgtggGGGGCAGAGGAGCAgtggaaaacacacagactttGACAGTGTCCCAAAGATGCGTGGAGGATACAAACACTTTTCTCCGGGAAATTAACCAGGATGAACCAAAGGGCTATGCAGTTCTAA tGTATGATGCTTTTGGGAAAGTGGGTAGCAATGTTGTAGGAGGTAACACCAATCAGCCTGGTTTGCTGCAGCAGTGCCGCTCCGCTCACGGCCCCAGCTTTTCTGGACAGTACTGCCAGGTGTTCCTTCGGCAG GGAAAAGTCCAGTACTTTGTCGGTATTTGTGTACCTGACTCCTGTGAGAAAGATGACGTGCAAACATTGGTGCTTTACG ACCAGCTTCAGTTTAATCAGATGTCCCTCATTCCTCCTTTACCTTCCATCCTGGTCAATCAGTCCACTCAGGAGATGATCATGACTCACTGTTTGTCCAGCAAAATTGCCCCTGATACATCTGATATCACCTGCCT GTTTGTGTGTTGTGTAATGGTAGCAATTCCTCTCGGAGCCACCCTGTTAACAGCTATGATAAGGTGGCAGTGGAAAAGAAAGGTCGAACCTACATTAGAGTCTTCCTGCTTAAACGCTGCCCTCAACCTTTACGGGACCCTGAAGACCAGCAGCTCATCTAGCAGTGAAACTAATAGCTGGAGTTCAGAAGAAAGTA ATAGCAACCACCCCACACGAACATGCTCTCTTCAAAGCCGTGTGTATGGCTGCCTTCAAGCAGTCTCTATACAGAAGACCACCCAGGGCATTTTTAGCACCTCCACATCGATTCCAGTCGGAGGCTACGCCTCACTGAATGGCATCCGTGTTCTCAGCCTGCTATGGATCATATGTGGCCACTCTGCACAGTTCCCTGTAATCAACAGCTTGG ATAATTACAAAGACTGGAGGAAAACTGTTGAAAGCAGCCCTTTCTATGTGCTAACCATAAGTGGACCTGTTTTCATGGCTGTTGATACTTTCTTACTGCTGGG GGGTCTGCTTAGTGCCAGGTCCCTGCTGGGCTCTATCAACAAGGCTGAAGACAAACTGAGCCTCAGCCTGGTTGGGAACTATCTCTTAAAGCGGATTACAAG GATTCAGCCACTGCATCTGTTCATTATGTGTCTAACCATTGGCCTTATCTCTCTGGTCAAGTGGGGACCCTACTGGTTCCCATTTATAGACACAGTGATGGATTGTAAGACATACTGGTGGGCTAACTTACTATTGATCAGTAATCTCCTCCCCGTCCATGAGATA TGTATTCCTTGGACATGGTACCTGTCTCTAGACTTCCAGTGTTATGCAACCACTCCTCTCTTGGTCTATTTATACAGACT GAGTGTGTTTATGGTTGTGGCAGGTGGCCTCCTCCTGATgactgttgtggccagtgctgTTATAACTGCACACCTGCAGCTACCAGTCTTTCAGCCATCTACAAT GACATCTGAGAATTATGTTTTGTATTACTATGTGAAACCCTACACAAGATACGGGCCATTTCTAATAGGGATCTTGACCGGAATATATCtgacaacaaagaaaaatccaCTGTTAAAGCAATGG TGGCAGGCAGCACTTGGTTGGCTCTGTTGTCTGTCACTTTTGGCTCTTTTGGTTGGCTTGCCCTACATCCTGAAGGAGACGCCAGCCAATCCATCTGTGCCACACGCCCTGTATCAGGGGCTGCATAGACCACTCTGGGCACTGGCTGTGACCTGGATTATACTGGCCTGTGAGGAAGGCTATGGAG GCTTTATCAAGAGGTTCTTATCCTTGACTTTCTGGGTTCCTCTTTCCAATATCAGCTTCGCCTGCTATCTCATACACCCCGTCTTCATCATCCTGTACATTGGCTTTCAAGAGACCCCAATCCATTACACAGACATCAATTTT ATGTACCTGTTCCTTGGCCACCTGGTGCTGACATTGGCAGTGAGCTGCATGCTCACTGTGTTAGTTGAGAAGCCCTACCTGCTCCCAAAATAG
- the oacyl gene encoding O-acyltransferase like protein isoform X1 — MTLHLVVFLLFVGGRGAVENTQTLTVSQRCVEDTNTFLREINQDEPKGYAVLMYDAFGKVGSNVVGGNTNQPGLLQQCRSAHGPSFSGQYCQVFLRQGKVQYFVGICVPDSCEKDDVQTLVLYDQLQFNQMSLIPPLPSILVNQSTQEMIMTHCLSSKIAPDTSDITCLFVCCVMVAIPLGATLLTAMIRWQWKRKVEPTLESSCLNAALNLYGTLKTSSSSSSETNSWSSEESNSNHPTRTCSLQSRVYGCLQAVSIQKTTQGIFSTSTSIPVGGYASLNGIRVLSLLWIICGHSAQFPVINSLDNYKDWRKTVESSPFYVLTISGPVFMAVDTFLLLGGLLSARSLLGSINKAEDKLSLSLVGNYLLKRITRIQPLHLFIMCLTIGLISLVKWGPYWFPFIDTVMDCKTYWWANLLLISNLLPVHEICIPWTWYLSLDFQCYATTPLLVYLYRLNRSVFMVVAGGLLLMTVVASAVITAHLQLPVFQPSTMTSENYVLYYYVKPYTRYGPFLIGILTGIYLTTKKNPLLKQWWQAALGWLCCLSLLALLVGLPYILKETPANPSVPHALYQGLHRPLWALAVTWIILACEEGYGGFIKRFLSLTFWVPLSNISFACYLIHPVFIILYIGFQETPIHYTDINFMYLFLGHLVLTLAVSCMLTVLVEKPYLLPK, encoded by the exons ATGACCCTCCATTTGGTggtgtttcttctttttgtggGGGGCAGAGGAGCAgtggaaaacacacagactttGACAGTGTCCCAAAGATGCGTGGAGGATACAAACACTTTTCTCCGGGAAATTAACCAGGATGAACCAAAGGGCTATGCAGTTCTAA tGTATGATGCTTTTGGGAAAGTGGGTAGCAATGTTGTAGGAGGTAACACCAATCAGCCTGGTTTGCTGCAGCAGTGCCGCTCCGCTCACGGCCCCAGCTTTTCTGGACAGTACTGCCAGGTGTTCCTTCGGCAG GGAAAAGTCCAGTACTTTGTCGGTATTTGTGTACCTGACTCCTGTGAGAAAGATGACGTGCAAACATTGGTGCTTTACG ACCAGCTTCAGTTTAATCAGATGTCCCTCATTCCTCCTTTACCTTCCATCCTGGTCAATCAGTCCACTCAGGAGATGATCATGACTCACTGTTTGTCCAGCAAAATTGCCCCTGATACATCTGATATCACCTGCCT GTTTGTGTGTTGTGTAATGGTAGCAATTCCTCTCGGAGCCACCCTGTTAACAGCTATGATAAGGTGGCAGTGGAAAAGAAAGGTCGAACCTACATTAGAGTCTTCCTGCTTAAACGCTGCCCTCAACCTTTACGGGACCCTGAAGACCAGCAGCTCATCTAGCAGTGAAACTAATAGCTGGAGTTCAGAAGAAAGTA ATAGCAACCACCCCACACGAACATGCTCTCTTCAAAGCCGTGTGTATGGCTGCCTTCAAGCAGTCTCTATACAGAAGACCACCCAGGGCATTTTTAGCACCTCCACATCGATTCCAGTCGGAGGCTACGCCTCACTGAATGGCATCCGTGTTCTCAGCCTGCTATGGATCATATGTGGCCACTCTGCACAGTTCCCTGTAATCAACAGCTTGG ATAATTACAAAGACTGGAGGAAAACTGTTGAAAGCAGCCCTTTCTATGTGCTAACCATAAGTGGACCTGTTTTCATGGCTGTTGATACTTTCTTACTGCTGGG GGGTCTGCTTAGTGCCAGGTCCCTGCTGGGCTCTATCAACAAGGCTGAAGACAAACTGAGCCTCAGCCTGGTTGGGAACTATCTCTTAAAGCGGATTACAAG GATTCAGCCACTGCATCTGTTCATTATGTGTCTAACCATTGGCCTTATCTCTCTGGTCAAGTGGGGACCCTACTGGTTCCCATTTATAGACACAGTGATGGATTGTAAGACATACTGGTGGGCTAACTTACTATTGATCAGTAATCTCCTCCCCGTCCATGAGATA TGTATTCCTTGGACATGGTACCTGTCTCTAGACTTCCAGTGTTATGCAACCACTCCTCTCTTGGTCTATTTATACAGACT AAATAGGAGTGTGTTTATGGTTGTGGCAGGTGGCCTCCTCCTGATgactgttgtggccagtgctgTTATAACTGCACACCTGCAGCTACCAGTCTTTCAGCCATCTACAAT GACATCTGAGAATTATGTTTTGTATTACTATGTGAAACCCTACACAAGATACGGGCCATTTCTAATAGGGATCTTGACCGGAATATATCtgacaacaaagaaaaatccaCTGTTAAAGCAATGG TGGCAGGCAGCACTTGGTTGGCTCTGTTGTCTGTCACTTTTGGCTCTTTTGGTTGGCTTGCCCTACATCCTGAAGGAGACGCCAGCCAATCCATCTGTGCCACACGCCCTGTATCAGGGGCTGCATAGACCACTCTGGGCACTGGCTGTGACCTGGATTATACTGGCCTGTGAGGAAGGCTATGGAG GCTTTATCAAGAGGTTCTTATCCTTGACTTTCTGGGTTCCTCTTTCCAATATCAGCTTCGCCTGCTATCTCATACACCCCGTCTTCATCATCCTGTACATTGGCTTTCAAGAGACCCCAATCCATTACACAGACATCAATTTT ATGTACCTGTTCCTTGGCCACCTGGTGCTGACATTGGCAGTGAGCTGCATGCTCACTGTGTTAGTTGAGAAGCCCTACCTGCTCCCAAAATAG
- the oacyl gene encoding O-acyltransferase like protein isoform X3 → MTCKHWCFTLQFNQMSLIPPLPSILVNQSTQEMIMTHCLSSKIAPDTSDITCLFVCCVMVAIPLGATLLTAMIRWQWKRKVEPTLESSCLNAALNLYGTLKTSSSSSSETNSWSSEESNSNHPTRTCSLQSRVYGCLQAVSIQKTTQGIFSTSTSIPVGGYASLNGIRVLSLLWIICGHSAQFPVINSLDNYKDWRKTVESSPFYVLTISGPVFMAVDTFLLLGGLLSARSLLGSINKAEDKLSLSLVGNYLLKRITRIQPLHLFIMCLTIGLISLVKWGPYWFPFIDTVMDCKTYWWANLLLISNLLPVHEICIPWTWYLSLDFQCYATTPLLVYLYRLNRSVFMVVAGGLLLMTVVASAVITAHLQLPVFQPSTMTSENYVLYYYVKPYTRYGPFLIGILTGIYLTTKKNPLLKQWWQAALGWLCCLSLLALLVGLPYILKETPANPSVPHALYQGLHRPLWALAVTWIILACEEGYGGFIKRFLSLTFWVPLSNISFACYLIHPVFIILYIGFQETPIHYTDINFMYLFLGHLVLTLAVSCMLTVLVEKPYLLPK, encoded by the exons ATGACGTGCAAACATTGGTGCTTTACG CTTCAGTTTAATCAGATGTCCCTCATTCCTCCTTTACCTTCCATCCTGGTCAATCAGTCCACTCAGGAGATGATCATGACTCACTGTTTGTCCAGCAAAATTGCCCCTGATACATCTGATATCACCTGCCT GTTTGTGTGTTGTGTAATGGTAGCAATTCCTCTCGGAGCCACCCTGTTAACAGCTATGATAAGGTGGCAGTGGAAAAGAAAGGTCGAACCTACATTAGAGTCTTCCTGCTTAAACGCTGCCCTCAACCTTTACGGGACCCTGAAGACCAGCAGCTCATCTAGCAGTGAAACTAATAGCTGGAGTTCAGAAGAAAGTA ATAGCAACCACCCCACACGAACATGCTCTCTTCAAAGCCGTGTGTATGGCTGCCTTCAAGCAGTCTCTATACAGAAGACCACCCAGGGCATTTTTAGCACCTCCACATCGATTCCAGTCGGAGGCTACGCCTCACTGAATGGCATCCGTGTTCTCAGCCTGCTATGGATCATATGTGGCCACTCTGCACAGTTCCCTGTAATCAACAGCTTGG ATAATTACAAAGACTGGAGGAAAACTGTTGAAAGCAGCCCTTTCTATGTGCTAACCATAAGTGGACCTGTTTTCATGGCTGTTGATACTTTCTTACTGCTGGG GGGTCTGCTTAGTGCCAGGTCCCTGCTGGGCTCTATCAACAAGGCTGAAGACAAACTGAGCCTCAGCCTGGTTGGGAACTATCTCTTAAAGCGGATTACAAG GATTCAGCCACTGCATCTGTTCATTATGTGTCTAACCATTGGCCTTATCTCTCTGGTCAAGTGGGGACCCTACTGGTTCCCATTTATAGACACAGTGATGGATTGTAAGACATACTGGTGGGCTAACTTACTATTGATCAGTAATCTCCTCCCCGTCCATGAGATA TGTATTCCTTGGACATGGTACCTGTCTCTAGACTTCCAGTGTTATGCAACCACTCCTCTCTTGGTCTATTTATACAGACT AAATAGGAGTGTGTTTATGGTTGTGGCAGGTGGCCTCCTCCTGATgactgttgtggccagtgctgTTATAACTGCACACCTGCAGCTACCAGTCTTTCAGCCATCTACAAT GACATCTGAGAATTATGTTTTGTATTACTATGTGAAACCCTACACAAGATACGGGCCATTTCTAATAGGGATCTTGACCGGAATATATCtgacaacaaagaaaaatccaCTGTTAAAGCAATGG TGGCAGGCAGCACTTGGTTGGCTCTGTTGTCTGTCACTTTTGGCTCTTTTGGTTGGCTTGCCCTACATCCTGAAGGAGACGCCAGCCAATCCATCTGTGCCACACGCCCTGTATCAGGGGCTGCATAGACCACTCTGGGCACTGGCTGTGACCTGGATTATACTGGCCTGTGAGGAAGGCTATGGAG GCTTTATCAAGAGGTTCTTATCCTTGACTTTCTGGGTTCCTCTTTCCAATATCAGCTTCGCCTGCTATCTCATACACCCCGTCTTCATCATCCTGTACATTGGCTTTCAAGAGACCCCAATCCATTACACAGACATCAATTTT ATGTACCTGTTCCTTGGCCACCTGGTGCTGACATTGGCAGTGAGCTGCATGCTCACTGTGTTAGTTGAGAAGCCCTACCTGCTCCCAAAATAG